A single genomic interval of Juglans regia cultivar Chandler chromosome 1, Walnut 2.0, whole genome shotgun sequence harbors:
- the LOC109019409 gene encoding receptor-like protein kinase FERONIA encodes MPILDLPYPENTVSISKKIRGFVLIGRQNLYRVVNSTSLEMEYRLNVGVRTISPADDTGMFREWQDDTSYLKEHRMSFIPVNATIKLKNSVIPRYTAPEDVFRTARSLGNNSTLNLSYNLTWQFPVDSGFDYLIRLHFCEFQPEIIQTSDRRFRIFIANQTADEAADVILWSGENGVPVYKDYAVSMREGTEKKVNLYVAIGAEPRRWKTSYQDAILNGVEIFKISDFNSNLAVLNPDPLPPDPPTIAPPGQSQNSKGNRTKLISVAADGVAGFIVLSC; translated from the exons ATGCCGATTCTGGACCTACCATATCCAGAGAATACTGTGTCAATATCGAAGAAGATCAGAG GGTTTGTTTTGATCGGCCGGCAGAACCTGTACCGCGTCGTTAACAGCACTTCTCTTGAGATGGAATACAGATTAAACGTTGGAGTGCGAACCATCTCACCCGCTGATGACACCGGAATGTTCCGGGAATGGCAAGACGACACCAGTTACTTAAAAGAACATAGAATGTCATTCATACCTGTCAACGCAACTATCAAACTGAAGAACTCCGTCATACCCCGGTACACTGCTCCAGAAGATGTCTTTCGGACTGCCCGAAGTCTGGGGAATAACTCAACTCTCAACCTGAGCTACAATCTCACCTGGCAATTCCCCGTAGATTCTGGGTTTGATTACCTCATTAGGCTGCACTTCTGCGAGTTTCAACCCGAAATTATTCAAACGTCAGACAGAAGGTTCCGTATTTTCATAGCAAATCAAACTGCCGACGAAGCAGCCGACGTGATTTTGTGGAGTGGGGAAAATGGTGTGCCCGTGTATAAAGACTACGCCGTTTCGATGCGCGAAGGAACCGAGAAGAAAGTGAATCTCTACGTCGCAATAGGAGCTGAACCGCGAAGGTGGAAGACTTCATACCAGGATGCAATCTTGAACGGCGTCGAAATCTTTAAAATCAGCGACTTCAACAGCAATCTTGCCGTACTCAACCCCGATCCACTTCCGCCGGACCCTCCAACTATTGCGCCACCAGGACAGTCGCAGAACTCGAAAGGGAATAGAACAAAATTAATTTCTGTCGCCGCTGATGGTGTCGCCGGATTTATTGTTCTCTCATGTTAG